CGACCATGATACCCCCTTCGGTACTGATGGTCGTTTACGGCTTCATCGCGGAAGAATCAATTGGCGCGCTGCTGCTCGCGGGTATCCTGCCCGGTCTGATGGAAGCTGTCAGCTACAGCCTGATGATCTGGATCCGTTTCAAGATCAACCCGTCGCTCGGCAAGTCGATTCCCAAGGCGAGCATGCAGGCTCGGGTGCACTCCATCGGCGGCGTCGGCGGGATGATGATCCTCGTCGTGCTGGTCATGGGCAGTATCTATACCGGCATTGCGACGCCGACCGAATCCGCCGCTGTCGGCGCGCTGGGCGCCCTGCTGCTGGCCTGGAAACGGCTCACCGTGGCCACCTTCAAGAGCGTGATGCTGGAAACGGCGAAGACCACGGGCATGATTTTCGCCATTGTCGCCGGTATCCTGATCTTCGTGCATTTCCTCGGCTTCACGGGCATGCCCGGCGCAATCGCCGAAAATATCATGGCGCTCGACGCGCCGCCGATGGTGATCCTGATCTGCATCCTGCTTCTCTACCTGTTCCTCGGCATGTTCCTGGACGGTATTGGCATGCTGCTGCTGACGGTGCCGCTGGTCCTGCCGACGATCAAGGAACTCGGCATCGATCCTATCGTGTTCGGCGTGCTGGCCGTTCGCATGGTCGAGATCGGCCTGATCACCCCGCCGGTCGGGTTGAACGTCTATGTCCTGAAGGGCGTCGCCAAGGATGTCAGCATGGGCGACATGTTCCGGGGCTGCGGCTGGTTCGTTTTCGTCGACCTTATCAACGTCGCGATCCTGCTGGCCTTCCCGTCGATCATCCTGCTCATTCCCAGCACGATGATCAAATAGCGAAGCCGTCCGCAAAGCACAAAAAAACCCGGCAGCCATTCCGGTTGCCGGGTTTTTTTCGTGCCTGTTGCACAGATTGTTCGAAACGGGCTAGCGCTTGGCGGAAAGCCCCGCCTGCCGGACCTGGTCCAGTGTCGCGCTAGTTGAAATAACCTGCTGGTCGAGCTTGATTTCGATCAGCGAAATCCGGCCCGCCTTCAATGCGCCGTCAAAGGCCGGTGCGAAGTCCTCGGTCTTTTCCACCAGTGCGCCATAGGCGCCGAAGCTTTCGGCCCATTTGACAAAATCCGGATTGGTCAGCGCCGTCGCGACGATCCGTTCCGGATAGTTGCGTTCCTGATGCGCCCGGATCGTGCCGTACATGCTGTTGTTGACGACGATGATGATCGGGTCGATGCCGTACTGGGCCGCGGTCGCGAATTCCTGCGCCGCCATCATGAATCCGCCATCGCCGGCAAAACCGATGACCGGATGGTCCGGGCTGACCAGACGGGCGCCAATCGCGGAGGGCACGCCATAGCCCATCGATCCGCTGGTCGGCGCGACCTGGGTGCGGAACCGGGAATATTTCCAGAAACGCTGCGCCCAGCCGGAAAAATTGCCGGCGTCGGACGTAATCACCGCATCGGGCGCTTTGGCGGCGATCTCCTGCATGATGGCCCACATATCGACATTGCCCGGATGGGACAGGCTGGGTTTCAGGTTTTCCAGATAGGCCTGACGCCCGCTGTCGCCCCAGTCGCTCCAGTTCGGGGCGGCCACCGGCGTGGATTTGCGCGCCGCCGCGGCGAATTTGTCGACACCGGCCGCAATTGCCAGGTCCGCCTGATATACCCGGCCGATTTCATCCGGATCGGGATAGACATGGACGATCTTCTGCGTCGGGCGGGGCACCTTGACGATGGAATAGCCCTTGGTCGTCATTTCCCCAAGGCGCGCGCCGACCACGAGCAGCAGGTCGGCATCCGCCACCTGCTTCGACAGCGCATTACTGACGCTGGTGCCGAGTTCGCCGACATAGTTGGGATGATTGTTGTCGAACAGGTCCTGACAGCGGAACGAGGCCGCGGTCGGCAGGTTGTTGGCTTCGGCATAGGCGACAATATCGTCGCAGGCCTTCTGGTTCCAGCCGCCGCCGCCGACAATCATCAGCGGCTTCCGGGCCTGGGACAGCATGTCCTGCAGCGCCGCCATCTCGTCGGGGTCGACGCCGGGCCGGACCGTCTTGAAAGGATCCGCATCGGCAACGTCCGTCATGTCGCGCAACATGTCTTCCGGCAGCGCCAGCGCCACCGGACCCGGGCGACCCGACATGGCGTGATAGAACGCCTTGCTGAGCATTTCCGGAATGCGGTCGGCGCTTTCGATCTGTCCCGCCCATTTGCACAACGCGCCATAGAACTTCCGGTAGTCGAGTTCCTGGAAGGCTTCGCGGTATTCCTGATCGCGCGCCACCTGGCCGATCAGGATGACCATCGGGGTCGAATCCTGCATGGCCGTATGAACACCGGCGCTGGCGTGACAGGCGCCCGGACCGCGCGTGACCATAAGGATGCCGGGTTTGCCGGTCATCTTGGCATAGGCCTCCGCCATGTTCGCCGCGCCGCCTTCATGGCGGCAGGTGATGAACCTGATCTCGTTCGATGCATCGTGCATCGCGTCGATCACCGCGAGATAGCTCTCGCCGGGAACGCAGAAGGCCGTATCGACCCCGTGAATCTGCAACTGGTCGACCAAAACCTGTCCGCCGCTCCGCAGGCCTGCGCCTGTGCTCATGTTTACGCTCCTTCATGTCCCAGAATATCGGGCACGGGCCCGCCCTCCCGGAGGGACCCTGCCGCATGCTTGATTGAGAAACCCATATCACGGATGCCGCGATCGGGGAAAGTCATGATGCGTTGACAGCCGCCGGAAAGCGGCCTATTCCGCCAGCCATGGCCGATCCCGATCCCCGCATTCACCCGGTTCGACCCGACCTCGCGGCAGAGCATCTGCGCGATATGGTTGCGGCCCCGCGCTATGTCACGGGGACGGTACGAACCGTCGAGGCGGGTCGCGTCGCCCTGCGCCACTCGCCGGATGATTCCGCCGCCCTGGACACCGAATTGCTCCTTGGCGAAACCGTAACGGTTTATGACGACGACGGCGGATGGTCCTGGCTGCAAAATGAAACCGACGGATATGTCGGCTATGCCCGGTCCGATACGCTTGGCCCGCCGCTCGGCCCGCCAACGCACCGGGTCGCCGTGCTGCGCAGCTTCCTGTTTCCGGAACCGGACCTGAAAACGCCGCCCGGCAAACTGGCGAGCCTCCATGCCGCCCTCCGCGTTACCGGGCAGGAAGGATCCTACAGCCGGCTGAGTGACGGCAACTGGATCTATACCGCCCATCTGGCCGGCGCGGACAGGTTTGAATCTGATCACGCGGCCGTCGCGCTCCGGTTCCTCGGTACGCCCTATCTGTGGGGCGGCCGCAGCAGCATCGGCCTCGACTGTTCCGCGCTGGTGCAGCTTGTCCTGGCGCGCTGCGGCATATCGGCACCTCGCGATACCGACATGCAGTCAGCCGCCATCGGGACCGCCGTCGATTATTCCGGCGACGATGCTGTGCTGCGGCGCGGCGACCTTGTGTTCTGGCGCGGCCATGTCGGCATCTGGATCGACCGGGAAACTTTCGTTCATGCCAACGCGACCGACATGATGGTCGCCACCGGCCCGCTAGCGGACATCGCCGCACGCATCGAAGCCGCTGGCGCCGGCCCGGTCACCGCCGTCCGCCGTCCCTGACCCGAACGCTACTCAAACAGCCTTCCGCCCGGCCAGCGCCGCATCAGCAGGAACGCGGCAAGCCCGCCGGCGAAGGACAGCACTGTCATGGCGTGGAACGCACCGCCGCCATAATTGTCGAACAGTCCGCCCAGGAACGGGGCGATGATGGCCGATGCGATGCTCAGGGCGACGGCGCCATGCAGGCTTTGCGCGGTCGCGGACAGGCGGCCGGGAATCGCTTCGGCAATGAAGGCCATCGCCGCCAGATGCGCCGCGCCGAAGGTCACCCCGTGCAATGTCTGCGTCACGATCAGGACCGGCAGGGTCGTGGCATAGGCCAGCAGCGGCCAGCGGATCATTCCCGCGATGGCGGCCACGATGAACAGCCAGCCCGGCCGCAGGCGCGCCGTCACCCGCGCCCCCACGGCGAACAGCGCCACCTCTGCAATGACCCCCACGGCCCACAGGACGCCGATCATCGTGTCGCCGATCCCCGCGTTGCGCCAGTGCAGTGTCCCGAAGATGTAGACGACCAGGTGGCTGCTCTGCAGCAGGGCGCTTGCCAGCATCAGCAAGGCGAAGGTCGGATGGACGAACAGCCGCCAGATCGCCGACAGGCGCAGCGGCGCCGCGTCGACCCGCGAATCCGGCAGCAGCAGGCAAACCGCGAATACGCCGACGAAACTGGCCAGCAATATCCAGAAGATGACCGATTCCGGATAAAGCTCCAGCGCCTTGCCGCCGGCCAGCGACGCCAGGATAAAGCTGATCGAACCCCAGAGCCGCACCCGGCCATACTGAATCGGGCGCCTGCTCGTATTGACGATGGCCAGGCTGTCGCCCAGCGGCATGATCGTGCCCCAGGCCACGCCGACCAGGATCGCCACGAGGAAATACTGCCAGAATTCGGTACAGACGGCGTAAATCAGGAACCCGGCCGCCGTGATCCCGCTCAGCACCAGCAGCGGCCGCCGCCGGTCGCCGCGGCGGTCGGCGATCTGCGCGATCAGCGGGCTGGACAGGACCCGCGCAAAGCGGCCGACCGAGAACAGCAGGCCGATCTCGACCGGCCCCAGCCCCCGGCTCGCGAGCCAGACCGGCCAATAGGGCAGGTACAGCCCGGCATTGATGAAGACGAACACATAATACAGCGACAGCCGTATCGCGACCGACCGGTCCGACAGGTTGGCGTCATGCTGGTCGCTGGAAATTGCCATGCGCTGCGCAATAAGCGCGAACGCCCGGCGGCGCAACCGGTTTTCGCATCGCCGCGAAACCGGTGTTACCGGCCGCGAAAGAAGTACAGCATGTCCAGCGCCGGCGGGGCGACGTCGGTCTGGCTCAACATGTCATGGGCCTGGCCGCGGTGATGGGTCTGATGGTTGAAGAAATGCGCCAGCAGCGCCGCAAGCGCCATGCGCTGCGGGTCGCCGCTGGTGGTCTTGAACTGCACATCGCCGGCCATCGCTTCCTCGGTACTGTCGGCCATATAGGCGATGATATCCGCATCCATCCTTTCGCGCGCGGCGCGCAGCGCGGCCCGTTCGGCATACATTTCGGAGTCGAGCGCAATCGACGGCGAGGTGCCGTGCAGCCGCGACGTCCAGATCGTATCGCCGACCATCATGTGATTCAGCACGCCGTGGATCGACCCGAAGAATGCCTGCCGGGGCGCGAAATAGGCCTCATCCGCCAGCGTATCGACGGCATCGTACAGCCGGGTATTGGCCCATTTGTTATATGCCGCGAACTGCCTGAAATGCGTCAGCATCATTCTGTCGTTCCTCTCCATCGCCCCCCGCCAGAACCGGATTTAACCCTGTCCCGGTCCGGTTGAAAATCGATAAATTTTCCCCTTAAATTGAATTTTTCTCAATTATTATTGATTCATAAAAAATTGTAAGTTACTTTTATTAAATAATTTTTATGTTTTAAAGCTGAATATTTTTTAATGATGAATTCCGCACGCCTGCCGCCACTGAACGCGTTGCGCGCCTTCGAGGCAACGGCGCGCCTGATGACTTTGGCAGCGGCGGCCGAAGAACTCAACGTCACCCCCTCCGCGATCAGCCACCAGATACGCTCCCTGGAGGATGCGCTGGGCGTTC
This window of the Alphaproteobacteria bacterium genome carries:
- a CDS encoding TRAP transporter large permease, with product MDPITLGIISLLGLTVLLFSGMRIAFATALCGFIGLWALRGYAPAAGLASMTPFGHLESYTFLVLPLFIMMGFFAYFAGITKDLYFTARQWFGHLPGGLAIATIFGSAGFAAACGASTASAAVMGKIALPELRKYGYDDRVSTGCVAAGGTMATMIPPSVLMVVYGFIAEESIGALLLAGILPGLMEAVSYSLMIWIRFKINPSLGKSIPKASMQARVHSIGGVGGMMILVVLVMGSIYTGIATPTESAAVGALGALLLAWKRLTVATFKSVMLETAKTTGMIFAIVAGILIFVHFLGFTGMPGAIAENIMALDAPPMVILICILLLYLFLGMFLDGIGMLLLTVPLVLPTIKELGIDPIVFGVLAVRMVEIGLITPPVGLNVYVLKGVAKDVSMGDMFRGCGWFVFVDLINVAILLAFPSIILLIPSTMIK
- a CDS encoding thiamine pyrophosphate-binding protein: MSTGAGLRSGGQVLVDQLQIHGVDTAFCVPGESYLAVIDAMHDASNEIRFITCRHEGGAANMAEAYAKMTGKPGILMVTRGPGACHASAGVHTAMQDSTPMVILIGQVARDQEYREAFQELDYRKFYGALCKWAGQIESADRIPEMLSKAFYHAMSGRPGPVALALPEDMLRDMTDVADADPFKTVRPGVDPDEMAALQDMLSQARKPLMIVGGGGWNQKACDDIVAYAEANNLPTAASFRCQDLFDNNHPNYVGELGTSVSNALSKQVADADLLLVVGARLGEMTTKGYSIVKVPRPTQKIVHVYPDPDEIGRVYQADLAIAAGVDKFAAAARKSTPVAAPNWSDWGDSGRQAYLENLKPSLSHPGNVDMWAIMQEIAAKAPDAVITSDAGNFSGWAQRFWKYSRFRTQVAPTSGSMGYGVPSAIGARLVSPDHPVIGFAGDGGFMMAAQEFATAAQYGIDPIIIVVNNSMYGTIRAHQERNYPERIVATALTNPDFVKWAESFGAYGALVEKTEDFAPAFDGALKAGRISLIEIKLDQQVISTSATLDQVRQAGLSAKR
- a CDS encoding NlpC/P60 family protein; the encoded protein is MTAAGKRPIPPAMADPDPRIHPVRPDLAAEHLRDMVAAPRYVTGTVRTVEAGRVALRHSPDDSAALDTELLLGETVTVYDDDGGWSWLQNETDGYVGYARSDTLGPPLGPPTHRVAVLRSFLFPEPDLKTPPGKLASLHAALRVTGQEGSYSRLSDGNWIYTAHLAGADRFESDHAAVALRFLGTPYLWGGRSSIGLDCSALVQLVLARCGISAPRDTDMQSAAIGTAVDYSGDDAVLRRGDLVFWRGHVGIWIDRETFVHANATDMMVATGPLADIAARIEAAGAGPVTAVRRP
- a CDS encoding MFS transporter, producing MAISSDQHDANLSDRSVAIRLSLYYVFVFINAGLYLPYWPVWLASRGLGPVEIGLLFSVGRFARVLSSPLIAQIADRRGDRRRPLLVLSGITAAGFLIYAVCTEFWQYFLVAILVGVAWGTIMPLGDSLAIVNTSRRPIQYGRVRLWGSISFILASLAGGKALELYPESVIFWILLASFVGVFAVCLLLPDSRVDAAPLRLSAIWRLFVHPTFALLMLASALLQSSHLVVYIFGTLHWRNAGIGDTMIGVLWAVGVIAEVALFAVGARVTARLRPGWLFIVAAIAGMIRWPLLAYATTLPVLIVTQTLHGVTFGAAHLAAMAFIAEAIPGRLSATAQSLHGAVALSIASAIIAPFLGGLFDNYGGGAFHAMTVLSFAGGLAAFLLMRRWPGGRLFE
- a CDS encoding DinB family protein; amino-acid sequence: MMLTHFRQFAAYNKWANTRLYDAVDTLADEAYFAPRQAFFGSIHGVLNHMMVGDTIWTSRLHGTSPSIALDSEMYAERAALRAARERMDADIIAYMADSTEEAMAGDVQFKTTSGDPQRMALAALLAHFFNHQTHHRGQAHDMLSQTDVAPPALDMLYFFRGR